A window of Sphingobacterium sp. lm-10 contains these coding sequences:
- a CDS encoding FUSC family membrane protein: MNKIQNIVLNIFENTKEKFVFRHIHLFILGEHGGDALRNTLATVIPGLILFYCGYLHEAILIGLGALFASLTDLPGNRKDKLRSGCWTIPLFGITAWLTATAIAFPIALIAWLIIAAFGFTMISIYGGRFAAMGLMGLILVTFTIGLWPTDPLSYGLYIMLGVVWYFVISVLQVLFFPYRSLRYAIADSFYRMAVMLKNKAQFYDERIPLENAYKQLGTLHLKVSEQQENVRNLLLREKRLVNSSSESATYWIRQIVGVTDLYELLVALDHDYDAIRKQLAPKGVLESIRALILLLSDELDLLSWKSAGSLQVTKRYTKDKEIERILRELSAKRDTLSGEEAQILAATIRNSHYIVKCIQRIRLVLEGKDSKQHVNGQYSYSRFVARAPRGVEALRNQFTFRTPVFPFALRLALLFGIGGSIGLFLPEYHYTYWILITLVVVARPGFANTNTRNAQRIIGTLLGALFGFVLLLTISSPGTLLLVAVCGLFGFFFFNRIDYMLSVLCLTPGIIVALHVYEGNMADILGSRIIFTLIGSLLALAGWFFIPVRQSKGLAKLATDVVDKGEEYLTVIFKKIGRQDVDTNDIRLARKMAHSTLAAFSSAMNQLRREPGAKRWNWKNLYAFHSLAYRVNSLMIGLSVAAAEAHHGEEAAALKPRASHIATLQKDLQKLAAQL, encoded by the coding sequence ATGAATAAAATTCAGAATATAGTTTTAAATATATTTGAAAATACAAAAGAAAAATTTGTATTTAGGCATATCCACCTTTTTATTCTAGGAGAACATGGGGGAGATGCCTTACGAAATACATTGGCTACAGTAATCCCAGGTTTAATCCTCTTTTATTGCGGATACCTTCATGAAGCCATTTTGATCGGTTTAGGAGCTTTATTTGCTTCTCTCACCGATCTGCCGGGTAACCGGAAGGATAAATTGCGTTCTGGATGCTGGACTATTCCTTTGTTTGGTATTACGGCGTGGCTTACAGCAACCGCTATTGCTTTCCCCATTGCTTTAATTGCGTGGCTTATAATTGCAGCTTTTGGCTTCACTATGATTTCCATCTACGGCGGTCGGTTTGCAGCGATGGGATTGATGGGGTTGATCTTGGTCACTTTCACGATCGGTCTCTGGCCGACAGATCCACTTTCTTATGGATTGTACATCATGTTGGGTGTCGTATGGTATTTTGTGATTAGCGTATTGCAAGTACTATTCTTTCCCTATCGCTCGTTGCGTTATGCGATCGCAGATAGCTTTTATCGTATGGCTGTAATGCTCAAAAATAAAGCGCAATTTTATGATGAGCGCATACCGCTGGAAAATGCCTATAAGCAATTAGGTACGCTGCATTTGAAGGTGAGTGAGCAGCAGGAGAATGTGCGTAATCTATTATTGCGGGAGAAGCGACTGGTTAATTCGTCGTCGGAGTCTGCTACATATTGGATCAGACAAATTGTGGGAGTGACAGACTTGTATGAGTTATTAGTTGCTTTGGATCATGACTATGATGCCATTCGGAAACAATTAGCTCCAAAAGGGGTGTTGGAATCTATTCGTGCATTAATCCTATTATTATCTGATGAGCTGGATTTGCTCTCCTGGAAAAGTGCCGGTAGCCTACAAGTAACCAAACGCTATACAAAAGATAAGGAGATAGAGCGAATCCTACGAGAGTTGTCCGCGAAGCGAGATACCTTATCAGGAGAAGAGGCACAGATATTGGCTGCCACGATTCGAAATTCACATTATATCGTGAAGTGCATTCAACGCATCCGTTTGGTGCTAGAAGGAAAGGACAGCAAGCAGCATGTGAATGGTCAATACAGTTATTCCCGTTTTGTTGCTCGCGCGCCGAGAGGGGTAGAGGCCTTGCGGAATCAGTTTACCTTTCGTACGCCAGTTTTTCCGTTTGCATTACGATTAGCCCTTCTTTTTGGTATTGGAGGTAGTATCGGGCTTTTTCTACCAGAATATCATTACACCTACTGGATTCTGATTACGCTGGTGGTTGTAGCACGACCTGGATTTGCCAATACTAATACCAGAAATGCCCAGCGAATTATAGGTACTCTGCTTGGTGCTTTATTTGGTTTTGTGCTGTTACTGACGATTTCTTCACCGGGTACATTGCTGTTGGTGGCCGTGTGTGGTTTATTCGGCTTTTTCTTCTTCAACCGAATTGATTATATGCTCAGTGTACTGTGTCTGACGCCAGGGATTATTGTGGCGCTACATGTGTATGAAGGAAATATGGCGGACATATTAGGGAGTAGGATCATCTTTACTTTAATAGGTAGTTTGCTAGCATTAGCGGGTTGGTTTTTCATTCCGGTACGGCAGAGCAAAGGACTAGCTAAGCTGGCAACAGACGTGGTAGACAAAGGAGAAGAGTATCTAACGGTGATTTTTAAAAAAATAGGCAGGCAGGACGTGGATACTAATGATATTCGATTAGCGCGAAAAATGGCACATAGTACCTTGGCCGCATTTTCTTCTGCTATGAATCAATTACGCCGCGAACCTGGTGCGAAACGCTGGAACTGGAAAAACTTATACGCATTCCATTCGCTGGCTTATCGGGTGAATTCGCTAATGATAGGATTGTCGGTAGCTGCAGCAGAAGCGCATCATGGTGAGGAAGCTGCTGCTTTGAAGCCACGTGCTTCTCATATTGCGACGCTGCAAAAAGATTTACAAAAGTTAGCAGCTCAATTGTAA
- a CDS encoding ROK family protein yields MNAVQTLVIKNLCFAKMQAVAELAVRTGRSIPSVTKTISELMALGIVSECGYAVSSGGRRPLQYRLNHQSLPKILSVSIDQYYTSIGIYDLSFEILDTIKTIRNPLANSNECVQAIMGMIREVLTINEGLPIMAIGLTIPGFVDSATGQNHSYSADHPLFNLSKTIEDHFGIQTWMENDSTAIAIAEKNFGEAQRSQDVLVVNLNWGVGLGMIIHDRLFKGHSGYAGEFSHIPLSDENRLCSCGKRGCLEVEASLTAAVKSAGKRLDEGEISSLKSLYEAQGHIRGEQLMHAANEGDQLSMEVLNRIGFMLGKGVATLIHIINPEYVVISGRGAKVGRILLPQIQSALLQYSIERLSKHTRLLISELEQVQLLGGACVALDKAKWNGTIPVKN; encoded by the coding sequence ATGAATGCGGTGCAGACACTGGTTATTAAGAATTTATGTTTTGCTAAAATGCAAGCGGTTGCAGAATTGGCCGTTCGCACGGGTAGAAGTATACCAAGTGTGACTAAAACCATCAGCGAATTGATGGCTTTGGGAATCGTCTCAGAATGCGGTTATGCTGTTTCTAGCGGAGGGCGCAGGCCATTACAGTATCGCCTAAATCATCAAAGCCTACCCAAAATACTTTCGGTATCCATCGACCAATATTATACAAGCATCGGTATATATGATCTATCCTTTGAAATTTTGGATACAATAAAAACGATCAGAAATCCGCTGGCGAATAGCAATGAATGTGTGCAGGCCATTATGGGAATGATTAGGGAAGTTTTGACGATAAATGAAGGCTTACCGATTATGGCGATCGGACTTACTATCCCCGGTTTTGTAGATTCCGCTACGGGTCAAAATCACTCTTATTCGGCCGATCACCCTTTATTTAACCTTAGTAAAACTATCGAAGATCATTTCGGCATTCAGACCTGGATGGAGAATGATTCGACAGCCATTGCGATTGCAGAAAAGAACTTCGGTGAGGCACAGCGATCGCAAGATGTTTTGGTGGTGAACTTGAATTGGGGTGTGGGGCTAGGCATGATCATCCACGACCGTTTATTTAAAGGGCATAGTGGCTATGCTGGAGAATTCAGTCATATTCCCCTTTCTGATGAGAATAGATTGTGTTCTTGCGGTAAAAGAGGTTGTCTCGAAGTAGAGGCATCGCTAACGGCAGCAGTAAAGTCTGCGGGTAAGCGACTGGACGAAGGAGAAATTTCGAGCTTGAAAAGCTTGTACGAGGCACAAGGGCACATTCGTGGAGAACAATTGATGCACGCAGCGAACGAAGGTGACCAGCTGTCTATGGAGGTGCTCAATAGGATCGGATTTATGCTGGGCAAAGGTGTCGCCACATTGATTCACATTATCAATCCCGAATACGTCGTCATATCCGGACGCGGGGCGAAGGTTGGTCGGATCTTACTTCCTCAGATCCAGAGCGCTTTATTGCAATACAGTATAGAACGGCTATCCAAGCATACGCGTTTGCTGATCTCGGAATTAGAACAGGTACAATTACTCGGTGGGGCATGTGTGGCTTTGGATAAAGCAAAATGGAACGGTACAATACCGGTGAAAAACTAA